Proteins from a single region of Microbacterium sp. zg-Y818:
- a CDS encoding RDD family protein, which translates to MPETPVDNVYPGERLGLPADGPGSIAPLGRRVGALFIDYTSAYIIAIAITLATSGDYSAPPLLILSIFAVLQVLFIPTLGGSPGHRLLGMRVNLATGGWPGLWRPIVRTLLLVIVIPAAIWDADQRGLHDKAAGTVLVRG; encoded by the coding sequence GTGCCCGAAACGCCTGTCGACAACGTCTATCCCGGCGAGCGGCTGGGTCTTCCCGCCGACGGACCGGGGAGTATCGCCCCGCTGGGGCGTCGCGTCGGAGCGCTCTTCATCGATTACACGAGCGCCTACATCATCGCCATCGCGATCACGCTCGCCACGTCGGGGGACTACTCCGCGCCACCCCTGCTGATCCTGTCGATCTTCGCGGTTCTGCAGGTGCTGTTCATCCCCACGCTCGGCGGCAGCCCGGGGCACCGCCTGCTCGGCATGCGGGTGAACCTCGCCACCGGTGGCTGGCCGGGGCTGTGGCGTCCGATCGTGCGCACGCTGCTGCTGGTGATCGTCATCCCCGCCGCGATCTGGGACGCCGACCAGCGGGGTCTTCACGACAAGGCCGCCGGAACGGTGCTCGTCCGCGGGTGA
- a CDS encoding DUF4191 domain-containing protein, which produces MAARTPAPEKRPGFFSQIKSLFVFTKNVYPWLGWVLIGIIVLGIALGILVGFLIPPFAVWSVILWGLSGLMAGFLGAMITMTRLSTRAMYQKLDGMPGAAGHILSTGLGRKWQATEMPVGVNPKTQDAVYRVIGRGGVVIVGEGSRGRLTRLVADERAKVQRVASGVPVTVLYVGHGEDEVPISKLASTIKALPKKIDRATMAAVIKRVDSVSKSVTSLPIPKGIDPTKVRAPRPR; this is translated from the coding sequence ATGGCCGCACGCACGCCCGCACCAGAGAAGCGCCCGGGTTTCTTCTCCCAGATCAAGTCGCTGTTCGTCTTCACCAAGAACGTCTATCCGTGGCTCGGATGGGTCCTGATCGGGATCATCGTGCTGGGCATCGCGCTCGGCATCCTGGTCGGATTCCTGATCCCGCCCTTCGCCGTCTGGAGCGTCATCCTCTGGGGCCTCAGCGGTCTCATGGCCGGTTTCCTCGGCGCGATGATCACGATGACGAGACTGTCGACGCGTGCGATGTACCAGAAGCTCGACGGGATGCCGGGTGCAGCGGGTCACATCCTCTCAACCGGCCTCGGTCGCAAGTGGCAGGCCACGGAGATGCCCGTCGGCGTGAACCCCAAGACCCAGGATGCGGTGTATCGAGTGATCGGTCGCGGCGGTGTGGTCATCGTCGGTGAGGGGTCTCGCGGTCGCCTCACGCGGCTGGTCGCCGACGAGCGCGCCAAGGTGCAGCGCGTGGCATCCGGCGTGCCGGTGACCGTGCTCTACGTCGGCCACGGCGAGGACGAGGTGCCGATCTCGAAGCTGGCATCCACCATCAAGGCGCTGCCGAAGAAGATCGACCGGGCGACCATGGCCGCCGTCATCAAGCGCGTGGACTCGGTGTCGAAGTCTGTGACGTCGCTGCCGATCCCCAAGGGCATCGACCCCACCAAGGTGCGCGCGCCCCGTCCCCGCTGA